The Carassius carassius chromosome 32, fCarCar2.1, whole genome shotgun sequence DNA window TTAATAGGGAATCAgaaacatatataaaacatttgaattatattattatactcaATATTCTAATATTCTCAAGAGCCTTGCAAACACTTTATGTGGGATCCGAaagatttataatttttattcattacaattaaaaactaaaacttacaaattaattaaaaaaaaaaaaattataaaatgaaaacaaatttatatatatatatatatacacacacacacacacacactatccaaATTCAAAACACTTTCGAAccatattatacatattataaatataaacaaaaataagcaTTTGAAAATGATTGGCCCATGAACACAGAGGATGTAATAGGGATGATGCACTACACATAAAAAAGAATGGTCATGATgataatgacattaaaaaaatacagtgatgCTCTGTGTTATTCACAGCCACAGTGTGAAATAACTACCGGTAATCACTAGCCCACAGCATTCGGCCCAACAGTGAGGAGCAGCAGGGGGCAGTAGGACAAAGCCTGACATACAGGCCAAAAACAAAGAAGGCCCAGTTGTGTGACTATTCAAATAGCTGAGCGGCTGAGTCAGCGCTTCTCAGCCACCTCTGAATAACTGGGTTTGAGCACCAGTAACAGAAACGCCACTCACCTAACACTGCTGGCTAAATTACAGGCACCAGACAGTTAATTAATACTGAATTGAGCTAACAAGCCTCCTAAGGCTGCATATTCTACATATCTTTTTAGCATTTATAATAGTATATTTCTTGCATCATAAAATAGTTTTATGCAACCATTTCCACCCTCTGTGATCATTAGAAATAAACAGCGTTTTTTTGCTTCACTGTACCTTTAAATCTGAAAGACCTCTTATGTTTGGCTAAACTGTaaacatattataaaaatgggcAGTCATGTTAATGTGCTCATAGTTTTTCCATCACTAATTTTTGATCATTGAGAGCTAGAGAAGTATTTCCTCCTGCTACAGGGCAGCTACAGCAGTGGGAACATCACTGTACCTGGAGGTGGGGGAGGGCCCCTGCGTTCCCTGTCCCAGGAGGGAGAGAGTGAGCCACTATCAGAGTGAGGGCCACTCCGATCAAAGTCTGGCCCACCACTAGGGGGCTCTACCACGCCACGGGATGCTGGTTATGTGACAGTGAGGGTGAAGGAAGATGAATGGAGTGGAGAGAGATGGCACATCAAAATGTTTGAGGGAATTAAGAATAGAAAAGAGAGGAAAGGGAGACAACCAACAAAATATTAACGAGGGTAATGAAACACAATATATGCAAATTTAGGGAATAATTCCTACACAAAGTTTAGTAGTATGAATTTAAACTGCACAAATTATTATCTTttactccagtctacagtgtcacatgatccttcagaaattactttgctgctcaagaaacattgtgattattatcaatgctgaaaaacttttaatattaggtaatatatattttttttgagtaTCAACAGAAttgatttaaagtaaaaaaaattgcagcATTATTAATGTCTTCACTGCCATTTGCCTCCTtgttaaataatttcatattatataatattgttttaatttcttaaaaaaaaaaacgaaccccctaacttttgaacagtagtgtataggtAGCTTTTATTTACCAAACCATATTGAAACTGTCACAAACCAAACAGTGAGAAATCAAACCGGTTATACCCCTAATGCAAACCTTTAACTATATCTTATGGAAGTGAACAGGATTCATGCATGagctacacagacacacacagaataCTACCATGCTAAACTAAAGACTGACCATGCAAAAAATGGAATCACATTTTTCATACTAGCTAGAAGACTTTCCCCAGATTTAAAAAAGGGAGGGATGTTCGTTTATCACCTCTTCCTGTACCCATAAACTGAGGTGAGAGTCGAAGGGGTCCGTCCATTAGTGTCGGAGGGGACAGGAAGGCCCGTGTTTCTGAGGATGGTCGGCTAAGAGGAGAGGGTCCAAATGGAGATCTTTCACCTGTGAGATGGGGAAATGCATATCTCCAGATTCACACCATTTTAAACATAGACATGTACGAGCCAAAGGAAAGTGAAAAGTATCTGACCTCTAAATAACGGTCTGCCCTCTCGTAAATCCTTTTCAAGTATCTCAAACTTGAATTGGGCATCAGTCAGCCTGCAGTAGTAAACGCATTGATATGTATGGATAAATACAGGTTCTCCCGTTTATAAAACAGTACAGTAAAATACTCTCTAGTCAATCTCACCTCTGGCGGAGATGAGCGTTTTCTCTCTTGACATCAGCCAGGTCTCGATCTGCTGCCCTTGCGGCTAGCTATAACACAGAAAATAGGAAAAAGTGCAAAAATAACGCTACTAATGACTGGTATGGATCAAATATAAGTGGTCTGAAAACAACTTACCCAGTTATCATGAGCCTTTTTCTCATGAGAAGCAAACTGGTAGAAAAAAAGGAcaaacatatataataaatattcacatataaaaattatattatatgaatatttatgagaaaaaaaattatcttttgtgGTGGTATAAGATTAGTTcacataatacatatttaaataaaattattatttaattttttaaaaatattttaatatcattttatttattatacatcctCGTATTGGTCATACATACAAGTCTTATCTGtggtaggaaaaaaaaataatttatataataaatatttaaagtaattaattattaattatacatcCTCATATCAGTCACATAGCTCTATATCACAATGATAGACTGAAATAAGGATGTACGTCTCCCCCTAATGTCAGTTCCAAAATCTGCCAACAATCTCATCAACTGACATTTTGTGGTTtccaatatttttatataaaagtattttgagaaaatttgtattaaaataataataggctaTAATAAACATATATTCAGTGTGGGCATCATCAGCATGTGTAACTGAAGAACTTTTATCAATATAAATCATGTAGAGATGTTGTAACTCTATATAGCATTACTACCTGATTCTTGTAGGCCTGTGAAGTCCTTTCCAGTTCTTCCTCGAGGTCTTTGGCTCGTTGTCTATATAAACATAGGGAAAGAGACTATAATGTAAACTTCCTGTTTTGGTGAACATTCGTCTTGCATCATGTTTCCTGCCCTTCTCAGAGACAATTTCCTTTGATTTTATCACATGCTATATCATACTTAACTTAACTTCCTCATGTGTGCGATACAAGTTGCTCTGACCTATAAGTGTTGAGCTCCTCTGCAGCAAGACTGATCTTCTTGCCTGCCTTGTTGAGCTTCTCCTCCTTCTGCAAGCGCTCCTTCTCCTCCACTGTCAACATCCTAACAAGAGCACAAGAAATAATTGAATTATAAGCATTAGTATTTGGATTTCCAATAAAAAGAGACTGCGAAGTATAACGAGTGGAAGACGAAGATTCTCCATGGTCCAAACCTGTGTAGTTTGAGTTCATTCTCCTGGTACATCTCAGTCATGATCTGGAGTTTCTGCTGGAGTTTCTGGCTTTCACTAGCATAGTTGGCACTTTCTGATTCCAACACCTCCTTCTGCTCCTCAAGCTGTTTGATCCCCTCTGAGAATACAGAGAAACAAGAAAACGAGTCTTCATTTACAGTCTGAATGATCATGTTTGATATAATCAGGCCAAAGCAAATCAGATCCACTTTTATTGCTCAGAATATTTGCAGAGCAGGTGTTTTCCTATAAAGTCATGAAGGAAAGCAAACACGTTGTGATGTCATGAATAAATCAGTAAGATAAGAGTAcaaatcatttgaaaataaatccTTAACATGCCTAAACGTTCCCATTATGGAGGAATAAGTCACATTGTCTTTCTAcaatcaatcaaaatgtacttatttatgaaattaaaagGTTTATGCATCAGCACCTGTTTCGACTCTAGTGGAACCAAAGTTTTACCTTGGAGATCTTCTTTGGCTTTAATTTCATCTGCGAGTTTGGCGAATACTCTGTTCTTGTCCTCCTCCATGGACTTCAAGTCTGCACTCATCTGAGACAAAGAGGAGGACTAGCATCAGATCTGTTAGCAGCATATTCTGGATGTAGACCGATGTTATTCATTTAATCTGACACAGAAGGGCTGTGTTTCAAACCCCAGCGAGCTGCCATTCTTGACAGCATGTTTGGCAGTCATATGTGGTGTCTAGGTGTTTCACTAGGTGTCAGATTTCAGTAGGAATACCTTGGCCGCTTCAATAAGTTTCTGTACTTTTTGCTTCTGATGGAAATCTGcaagcacaaaaaaaatatatgaaatgatATTTCAAGACCTGACTTCAAATCAAACTAACACTATTCCCAAATGACCCTCGAGTTTGTACCTGAACTGTCTCCATTCTCAGCTCCAGCTGTATTAGTGCTGCCGTCAACGCAGCTCTCGTCCTCAGAATCCCAATCTCGCATCTTCAAAAGGTGCTCCGTCAGTGACTGATATAAGAAACGAAAAATCGCAATATATTGCGTAGTCAATTAATAATTTTCTGTTTTCAAATACttttgagtaaagtttaaataaataatgtctatttaagaaaatattttattaatttttattatatattgtttaattatatCACATTCACTACCATGAGGGGTCAGTaaactatttttctttttaaagaaattatttgttataattatatgatcaaaattgacagtaaagatatttacattgctatatatatatatatatatatatgacactgGAGtccctggggtatatttgtagaaatagccaaaaaacactgtatgggtcaaaatgattgatttttcctttatgccaaaaatcattaggattatgttaaaaatcatgttccatgaagatatttagtaaatttcctaccgttaatatatataaaacctaatttttaattagtaatatgcattgctaagaacttcatttggacaaatttaaaggtgtttttctcagtgtttagaattttttttttttgattatcagATTCTCAAtatttgtatctcggccaaatattgtccgatcctaacaaaccatacatcaaaggaaagtttatttattcagctttcagatgatgtataaatctcaatttcgagaaattgagacttatgactggttttgtgttccagggtcacacgcacacacatatatatttatacacacacacacccacatccacacaaacagaaatatttactgaatatatactatatagataatgaaaaaatatacttttttttatagtcTGGTGTGATTTTTCTGGTGTGTTTTATACCTTGATGCGATCATCTTTATTAGCGCAGTCCTCCAGCATGCTAGTATGTGATCTTTCACACATTTTCATCTCCTCCTCCAGCTCACCGAGACGTTCACCCCAGTCCTCTGCCTCCTGCACCAGCTGTATAAGAGATGAAAACACATAGGTCTTCATGTTACATGTTTGTTTAGGCAGTAAGCCATGAAGCGGCTTGCATTACATTGATTTTATTGATCTGTTCATCTTCTCCAAACTGAGTACCCTAACACTGATCTCACCTGTGCTTTACTCTCGAGCAGCATTGCATGCTCTTCTTTGGCCGCCTGCAGGTTCTTCTGCAGTCGCTCTGTGTTGATCTCATGGATCTTCAGCGTTGTGTTGTCCTACAGGAGAAACAGATAACTTAAAATGTTAAAGTGTTTTAAATGGAAATATGACTGAAACATGTGTCATATACATAGTCAATACCTGTTCTAACTGGGACTTTCGTTCTTTAGCTTCCTCTTCTAAATTTCTTAAAATCTGCTCGAGTTCAGCAAGCTGTAAAACAAATATAACAGCCTTTAGGACAGACACAGACAACATAAAGGGCATCAAGCATGAAGAGGGTATTTTGGATATGTAAAGTGAGTGTATCTGTGTGCATGACAACATCACCTGATCCTCTTGCTGTTTTCTTGCTTTGTTTTGTTGGGATAGCTCTTCTTGCAGCCTCTCTATTTCATTTTTCATCTGTGCATTTGATTGTTCAAGCTTCTGTGATGCCACCTAAAGGTAGTATAATTGGATTAGGTAACTAGTGGTCAGGGAGACACATTTATAAACATCAGTAAGCTAAATAACTGCTTTTTTAACAAGAAGGACTGAGATCATAGTGACCAAATTACCTCTAAATTGTCTTTTTCTGCAGTTTGTGCAGACATGCCATTGTTCTGCAGTTTGGACTCTAGTTTGTCAAACTGTTGAGATGGACAGACATTGTTTAGATGGACTGATTCAGGAGAGTGCATTTATACAAGCATGGGTGTAAATTATGTGTTTAGAGCATATACCAGCATTTCTCACCTTCTGTTTAACCTCACTGAATGTCTCCAGCACTTTGCATTTTTCATCAAGCAGTTCAGCCACTTTCAGCGCCATTTGCTTTTCTTTACctgcaaacaaataaacagacagGATTGGTTGAGAGCTGACAGTGGAAATCAGATAAAACAGATAATGAGGATAGGTTTAAAGCCGATAAAGAGCTAGAAAAACACTCACTTGCATATAGTCGACTTCTGatctgcagaagaaaaaaaatcagaaaacgcTTATTTAGTGAAATGATTACACTCatgaaatatctttttttttttttttacgtagcaGTAATACATGACTTACAGAATGAATGAACCTGCAGCTGAACAGAAGCAGTGTGAATAAACCTAAAAATCCAGTGAAAACCACAGCTTCCCATGGCAGTCCATATAAGTCAGGGCCAGGCCGGATATCATCAGGAAGTGAAGACACAACCTAAGACATAGAAGTTAAACTGATATATGAATTCTcaagaaaaagagaaataaattaaACAACTGTACAAGCTTTCACATTATAAGGCTTTCCTTAACCCTCTCtctgttacacacacatacaaaagtgGACAGGTGCTTTTACACAGGATGTTCAATAAACCTAAAACCACATTCACGTGATCATACACAGACACAATTTTAAGTAGTTTCACATAAATGTTCATCATTATTTCTTAAAGTATCCTCCTCTGTCAATAACTGACCAAAACCAATGACACTGTAAGATGAAAAAGACTATGTACAGTGTACACACACCAATCAATACACTAAAGCTAACCCGTCATAAACCGGTAAACAAGGCCAGTAAAAGACAGTGGAAGTCATTGTAGATCTATAAATCAATAAGTTTAACACAATCACACAAATCAATGGTTATTTGAGATTAAATGAACAACATGTAACGTACAGTACCAGATGCTTCAATGCTAACCAGCTGCATATGTCTTAATACAAAACGGTTTACATAGTATACATCTAATCTAAACTACTAGATACTGCACTAGAATAAAATCTGTGAACTATGATAGATGACTTAATAGAAATATACATGACACCTGCCATACACACTAAAGTAACGCTTTCATCATCATACTATGCCACATACATCTTTGATTTTCTCCACGGCGAGTGTGTAGTAAATCTTCGCTGCTCCTGTCATGTCAGTCGCTTCTGTGACGACCGACTCGGTCTTAAATTCGTCTGCCATGATTATATTAAAACTGAGCTATTCTATATTCTATAATCTGGTAATTTATCTGTTGTTATGCCATGGTGCCGGATGCTGTTCTCTTCTCTGACTCCTAGTGCGCACTGCGCTGAGATGAAGAGCGCACTCTTGTGTTTTAGGGAgcatttgtaaataatatgatcttTTGTCTCGAAAATTTAAACAGAGTTTACCTGATATTTGttaaattttcattaaaatatatgaaactaTGTACTGTGCAACATAAAGTAATTAAATTCAGATTTGTTTGCGGAAAATGTTAAATCCACCAAATACAACACCCCTACAATCGTCATGGTTTCTTCCACGCGTCACCAATTGCTGAATGCCACAACGTTAAGTTCGAGTTTTAAAGAGACAGGCGTATCGACATTAAGAAATTAGTCATTAAGTGTACACGCAAAAATATTTGTCATGAGGTAGTTATGAAACGTCATTAGTGGGTGTGTCATTTAAATATATCTCTTTAAACAAAGCTCATTGATCCACAGATCGGTTGAGCAGCTCAAGTCTGTCTGGATTGAACTCAACTCAAAATCATGAACGTTACTAAGTTACTTAACAAACCTTTGCGTctgcattaatatatatttatttatcaccTATGTTGGTTTTATAGATTATTTAGCTGTAGAGACAGTAAGTATTTTTCTATATCAATCAACTTGACTTGACTGCAAAATACAACACTTTTTGTTGAATACAGTCAATACAGAAAGTAGACTGTAGTCGTCGGCGTTTTCCAAAAATAGGGTACAATATATTGCGTTAAAcacttcaaaaaatattttgaacataAAGTAGCTTCAGAAAATATTGTTATCCTCAGGAGCTAAACTAAATATAATAGGAACTTTCCATGTAAAATTTGGGGAATGTGTATGGTTACTTTAGATTCACTGCACGTGTAGGTAGAAACAcctatatacagtcatggccaaaagtattgagaattatataaatattagttttcaaaaagtttgctgctaaactactTTAAgatatttgtttctgtgatgtactgaaatataattacaagcacttcatacgtttcaaaggcttttatcgacaattacatgacatttatgcaaagagtcagtatttgcagtgttggcccttctttttcaggacctctgcaattcgactgggcatgctctcaatcaacttctgggccaaatcctgactgatagcaacccattctttcataatcacttcttggagtttgtcagaatgagtgggtttttgtttgtcctcccgcctcttgaggattgaccacaagttctcaatgggattaagatctggggagtttccaggccatggacccaaaatttcaacattctggtccccgagccacttagttatcacttttgccttatggcacggtgctccatcgtgctggaaaatgtattgttcttcaccaaactgttgttggattgttggaagaagttgctgttggagggtgttttggtaccattctttattcatggctgtgtttttgggcagaattgtgagtgagcccactcccttggatgagaagcaaccccacacatgaatggtgtcaggatgctttactgttggcatgacacaggactgatggtagcgctcaccttttcttctccggacaagcctttttccagatgccccaaacaatcggaaaggggcttcatcggagaatatgtctttgcc harbors:
- the mia2 gene encoding cTAGE family member 5 isoform X4, encoding MAAVYALILFHIVISFLHQGLGLISDYKLCGDPECESMISRVQAQRDHIAKDCRFLNFKKGDIITVYYKLTGKRNDLWAGSIEKLSGLFPKDAIKVDQLFIDEKKEIQVPTQEYDFICFDDNGLVIEPSSKFDDLEDLSQETNLNEVQDKPTETEESEPSQISVQDVSDQNSPKTTEKGISKDDCVHDACLVHKNTQISTIEAENNQVTEDRADINDLGNPQNEPVSREKDLSANRANVEDVQTDEQDIQKHEDWTSSETKKSTFQSHGLISEEHVESQKGEGQFHQMAVFVEVTINEIASIVNNVVSSLPDDIRPGPDLYGLPWEAVVFTGFLGLFTLLLFSCRFIHSIRSRLYASKEKQMALKVAELLDEKCKVLETFSEVKQKFDKLESKLQNNGMSAQTAEKDNLEVASQKLEQSNAQMKNEIERLQEELSQQNKARKQQEDQLAELEQILRNLEEEAKERKSQLEQDNTTLKIHEINTERLQKNLQAAKEEHAMLLESKAQLVQEAEDWGERLGELEEEMKMCERSHTSMLEDCANKDDRIKSLTEHLLKMRDWDSEDESCVDGSTNTAGAENGDSSDFHQKQKVQKLIEAAKMSADLKSMEEDKNRVFAKLADEIKAKEDLQEGIKQLEEQKEVLESESANYASESQKLQQKLQIMTEMYQENELKLHRMLTVEEKERLQKEEKLNKAGKKISLAAEELNTYRQRAKDLEEELERTSQAYKNQFASHEKKAHDNWLAARAADRDLADVKRENAHLRQRLTDAQFKFEILEKDLREGRPLFRGERSPFGPSPLSRPSSETRAFLSPPTLMDGPLRLSPQFMGTGRASRGVVEPPSGGPDFDRSGPHSDSGSLSPSWDRERRGPPPPPGHPLPDPGLPFRRPPPGLYHMGPLPPRPPLPPETYFGDKSDSSFLRNSSSISENESRDGPHSMPGDMRLPSDPDLRMGPLPGPPLMGMPPLMDPRGPHFPPRGPYGPPEFFPPCGPGGPPIGMRGPLPPGMFPRAPMPLPQHMGYLPPRPLSDSFSPRPPPRPSPPGSEQPPDQSPSHHDVI
- the mia2 gene encoding cTAGE family member 5 isoform X5, which encodes MADEFKTESVVTEATDMTGAAKIYYTLAVEKIKDVVSSLPDDIRPGPDLYGLPWEAVVFTGFLGLFTLLLFSCRFIHSIRSRLYASKEKQMALKVAELLDEKCKVLETFSEVKQKFDKLESKLQNNGMSAQTAEKDNLEVASQKLEQSNAQMKNEIERLQEELSQQNKARKQQEDQLAELEQILRNLEEEAKERKSQLEQDNTTLKIHEINTERLQKNLQAAKEEHAMLLESKAQLVQEAEDWGERLGELEEEMKMCERSHTSMLEDCANKDDRIKSLTEHLLKMRDWDSEDESCVDGSTNTAGAENGDSSDFHQKQKVQKLIEAAKMSADLKSMEEDKNRVFAKLADEIKAKEDLQEGIKQLEEQKEVLESESANYASESQKLQQKLQIMTEMYQENELKLHRMLTVEEKERLQKEEKLNKAGKKISLAAEELNTYRQRAKDLEEELERTSQAYKNQFASHEKKAHDNWLAARAADRDLADVKRENAHLRQRLTDAQFKFEILEKDLREGRPLFRGERSPFGPSPLSRPSSETRAFLSPPTLMDGPLRLSPQFMGTGRASRGVVEPPSGGPDFDRSGPHSDSGSLSPSWDRERRGPPPPPGHPLPDPGLPFRRPPPGLYHMGPLPPRPPLPPETYFGDKSDSSFLRNSSSISENESRDGPHSMPGDMRLPSDPDLRMGPLPGPPLMGMPPLMDPRGPHFPPRGPYGPPEFFPPCGPGGPPIGMRGPLPPGMFPRAPMPLPQHMGYLPPRPLSDSFSPRPPPRPSPPGSEQPPDQSPSHHDVI